The stretch of DNA TGAGCTGCTCTACCATCCGGGCGAGGCCAACCTGCGCCTGGCCGACGTGGTGGTCATCAACAAGATCACCACCGCCAAGGTGGAATGGATCGCCACCGTGCAGCAGAACATCGTCCAGGTCAACCCCACCGCTCAGGTGGTAAAGGCCAACTCGCCCATCACCGTGGAAGAGCCCGAAAAGGTGCGCGGCAAGAGGGTGCTGGTGGTCGAAGACGGCCCCACGCTCACCCACGGCGAGATGAGCTACGGCGCGGGCACCCTGGCCGCTGAGCACGCCGGGGCGGCTCAGGTGGTCGATCCGCGACCCTTTGCGGTGGGCAGCATCAAGAAGACCTTCGAAAAGTACCCCCACATCGGGTCGTTGCTGCCGGCCATGGGCTATTCGCCCAAGCAGCTGAAGGAACTGGAAAAGACCATCAACGCCACCGACTGCGACCTGGTGCTCATAGGCACCCCCATCGACCTGCGGCGGGTGATCAAGATCGAAAAACCGGCGCAGCGGGTGTTCTACGAGCTGGCCGATCACGGCTCGCCCACCCTGGAAGAAATCATCCGCAAGCGCTTTGCCTGAGGAGGAGCCATGAACCTGAGAGGACGGCACCTGATTTCGCTGCACGATTTCACCAGCGAGGAAATCCTGCATATCCTGGACAGCGCCGCCGCGCTGAAGCTGCGCTACCGCCAGGGCGACGACTTCCAGCCCCTGAAAGGCAAGACCCTGGCGCTCATCTTTCAGAAACCGTCTCTGCGCACCCGGGTGTCCTTCGAAGCGGGCATGAGCCGCTACGGCGGGCACGCCATCTACCTGGGGCCGGATGACATCAAGCTGGGCAAGCGCGAGACCACCGCCGACATCGCCCGCAACCTCTCCCGCTACTGCGACGCCATCATGGCCCGGGTCTTCGCCCACCGGGACGTGGTCGATCTGGCCGCCGCCGCCTCGGTGCCGGTCATCAACGGGCTGTCCGACCTGCTGCACCCCTGCCAGATCCTGGCCGACCTGCTGACCATCCGGGAAAAGAAGGGCCGGCTGGCGGGGCTGAAGCTGGCCTTCCTGGGCGACGGCAACAACGTGGCCCACAGCCTGCTCGAGGCCGGCGCCCGGGTGGGCCTGCATGTCACCCTGGCCGTGCCCGAGGGCTACGAGCCTGACCGGGACATCCTGGCCACGGCCCGAGAAGACGCCCGCGCGACCGGCGCCCGGCTGGAGGTGACCCACGATCTGAAGGAAGCCCTGCGCGAGGCCGACGTGGTCTACACCGACGTCTGGGCCAGCATGGGCCAGGAGGCGGAGAAACAGAAACGCGAACAGGCCAAGATAGATCAGCAGCCCCGGTTTAGCTTCAAGCGCCATTAGAATGTGAAAGAGTGAAGCCGCTGTGCTCGCCAGTACGTGTCCGGCGTGAGGAAGTTTGGTTCTGGGCCATAGGAGAGCCAGACCGATACCTAGAAGCGCGGCTGGGTTGACAATCCACCATTCCTCGATGAAGCCGATGTGGGCGTGAGCGCTTGGCAGTCGGAACAGAAGTTCGCCCAAATAGGGAACCAGCGAGTCTGATACCGTACCGAGAACCACCGAGCCGACATACCCGATGACGACCGCAGCCCAGGTTCTTGCCTTTGCTGGCCGGTACAATCGGTACATTGCGGTTGTGACCAGGGCGCTCAGCGCGACATGCAACGGATGGAACACGTAGAATACAGTGCGGGCCGCGTCGTGTGAGATGGCGGGAAGGAGCGAAGCCATCAGGATGCCAGCTCCGGCACCGGCTGCTGTGAACGGTACGTGGTGCCGAAGTTCACGCAGGATCGTCTTTAGCATTATGAATAAGGCATCACCGGGGGCCGGGCACTAAGCTGTCGCAACGGCTTCCTGGTCAAGTTGTCGGCGAATTGCGACATCGGTGCTGGTCCTACATAGAATGAAGCAAAGCTGCTATCGTGCGTACGGGTACGCCGGTCGCGCCGGCTGGAGCGTAGTCCCAGCCGTCCTTGGTATAAGCCGGGCCTGCAATGTCAATATGCACCCAGGGAACGCCCTCGGCTACAAATTCCTTCAGGAACAACCCGCCGGCAATGGTGCCGGCATTCTGGGGCTTGCCAACGTTCTTCATATCAGCGACGTTGCTCTTGATGTGGGACTTGTAACGCTCAGGCAGGGGCAGTTGCCAGAAGAATTCGCCCTGTTTCAGACCCAGCGAAATGAGTTTGCGGATTGTGTCATCATCCGTGCCAAGAAGAGCCGAGTATTCGTCGCCGAGCGCCACAACGCATGCACCGGTCAGGGTCGCAATGTCAATCATCAGGTTGGGCTTCAGCTCCGAGCCATAGGCGAGTGCGTCGGCCAGTATCAGCCTGCCCTCGGCATCGGTCGAGATGACTTCTGAGGTCTTGCCGCCGTAGTGACGGATAATGTCGCCTGGCCGCTGGGCACCGCCACCAGGCATGTTCTCGGCCAGCGGAACAAGCCCGTGCACCAGAACCGGAATGTCAACTTTGCCTAGGTAGTGGAAGATGCCGAGAACCGATGCAGCTCCGGCCATGTCGTCCTTCATCGCCTCCATGCCCTGGGATGGTTTGATTGATATTCCGCCGGAGTCGAATGTGATGCCTTTACCTACCAAGCAAATGGTTTTCTTCGGTCGGACTTTCGGTGTGTAGGTCAGACGAACTAAGCAGGGATGGTTGTGTGAGCCGGCGCCGACTGCGAGGATTCCATTCATTCCGAGCTTCTTTAGTTCGGGCTTGTGCATCACCTTGACGTTGATGCGGCCCTCCTGCGCCAGACCCTCGGCTATTTGTGCTAGCTTCTCAGGTGGTTTGACAACTGACGGTTCGTTCCCCAGGTCGCGGGTGAAGGACACCGCGGCACACAGCACCTCCGCCTTGGCACAAGACCTGCGCATCGCCGCTGACAGGTTCTTCGTGTTGGCGAACACGCACGTCAGCCCGGCGACCGGTTTCGTGTCGTCCTCTTTGGGCTTCTTGTATTTGTCGAAGCGGTACGAGCCGAGGACCGCTCCTTCGATGGCAGCGGACGCAAACTCGGCCAGGTCGCCGCGCACGTCCTTGTTGTCCGGGATCAGGAGACCGAGCGATTCGACGCCCTTGTCCTCAGCCAGCTTCAACGCCTTGGCCGAAGCCACGCGCGCCCGGTCCAACTCAAAGTCCTTGCGCTTGCCCAGACCGGTGACGACAAAGAGCCGGTCTTCGGCAGAGACCAGGGCAGTCTTCTTGTACGCGCCCTTGAAGTTCTGTGCGGTACACCCGGCCGCAATGCTCTCGGCTTCAGATTTCTCCAAGCCGAGCGGCGGCTTGCCGTCCTCGTACGCAAACACTGCCAGTACTTTTCCAGTCCAGTGTTTTCTAGCCACAAGCTCAATCTTCATTTCTCACTCCTTACTTTTGCTTTCGTGGCCATCCTCATTTCTGTATTCAGTACACGATGACAACGCCTGAGCGAATGACACTGACCCGGGTCAGGCGGATGCCGTTCGCGAATTTAGCGTACACTCGTATCCGATAATTGTACCCGGTTGTCGGCTCGTAGGCAACGATTGCGCGCGGCGAGGGGGCGGCATCGTCCTTGCCGCCGGCCCAGACGAAGACAATGGTCTCAAGTGCGGCCAGTTTATCGCGCCGGAAAGAATCGCGGTCGTCGTCCGAAAGGCCACGCAGGACCCAGCCCGCAATTTCCACGTGCGAGTGAAAGTTGCCTAAAAACCGCATTCGCAAACGGTGTCCGAGCTCGCGACGGCGCCGGATTACGCGG from candidate division WOR-3 bacterium encodes:
- a CDS encoding GTPase, with protein sequence ELLYHPGEANLRLADVVVINKITTAKVEWIATVQQNIVQVNPTAQVVKANSPITVEEPEKVRGKRVLVVEDGPTLTHGEMSYGAGTLAAEHAGAAQVVDPRPFAVGSIKKTFEKYPHIGSLLPAMGYSPKQLKELEKTINATDCDLVLIGTPIDLRRVIKIEKPAQRVFYELADHGSPTLEEIIRKRFA
- a CDS encoding leucyl aminopeptidase, whose protein sequence is MKIELVARKHWTGKVLAVFAYEDGKPPLGLEKSEAESIAAGCTAQNFKGAYKKTALVSAEDRLFVVTGLGKRKDFELDRARVASAKALKLAEDKGVESLGLLIPDNKDVRGDLAEFASAAIEGAVLGSYRFDKYKKPKEDDTKPVAGLTCVFANTKNLSAAMRRSCAKAEVLCAAVSFTRDLGNEPSVVKPPEKLAQIAEGLAQEGRINVKVMHKPELKKLGMNGILAVGAGSHNHPCLVRLTYTPKVRPKKTICLVGKGITFDSGGISIKPSQGMEAMKDDMAGAASVLGIFHYLGKVDIPVLVHGLVPLAENMPGGGAQRPGDIIRHYGGKTSEVISTDAEGRLILADALAYGSELKPNLMIDIATLTGACVVALGDEYSALLGTDDDTIRKLISLGLKQGEFFWQLPLPERYKSHIKSNVADMKNVGKPQNAGTIAGGLFLKEFVAEGVPWVHIDIAGPAYTKDGWDYAPAGATGVPVRTIAALLHSM
- the argF gene encoding ornithine carbamoyltransferase, with translation MNLRGRHLISLHDFTSEEILHILDSAAALKLRYRQGDDFQPLKGKTLALIFQKPSLRTRVSFEAGMSRYGGHAIYLGPDDIKLGKRETTADIARNLSRYCDAIMARVFAHRDVVDLAAAASVPVINGLSDLLHPCQILADLLTIREKKGRLAGLKLAFLGDGNNVAHSLLEAGARVGLHVTLAVPEGYEPDRDILATAREDARATGARLEVTHDLKEALREADVVYTDVWASMGQEAEKQKREQAKIDQQPRFSFKRH